CCGCTGCCTTGAGCGCGTCCCACCGCTCCTCGACGTGCGCGGCGTCGCGCACGTCGAGGTCGCCGAAGACGTGCGGGTGCCGGCTGACCAGCTTCGCCACGATGTCGCCCGCGACCTCGTCGATGTCCCACGGGTCCTCGTCGTCCTCACTCGCGATCCTGGCGTGGAACACCACCTGCATCAGCACGTCGCCGAGCTCCTCGCGCATGGCCGCGCGGTCGTCGGTCTCGATGGCCTCGGCGAGCTCGTACGCCTCCTCGAGCAGGTACCGCACCAGCGACTCGTGCGTCTGCTCGCCGTCCCACGGACAACCACCGGGCGAGCGCAGCCGGTCGATGACCGTCACCAGGTCGTGGAACCGCGCACCGGGCACGTCGTACGAGCCGGGCAGCATCCCGACGCTCGGCGCGGTCACCGGGTCGGCGGTCACCGCCTCGGCGAGGGCACGCACCAGGTCGGGCTCGCCGTCGTCGCGCAGGCACCACACCACGGACCCGGTCGCCTCGCGCACCCGGTCGAGCAGCTGCCTGGCGAGGACGTAAGGGTCGTCGTCGTCGGCAAGTGTGGCCAGCTGCACGCCGGCCGCCGCCAGCGGTTCGCGCAACGGGTGCGCCTGGTCGCTGGCCAGCACCTGCTCGGCGTCGTGGACCGCCTGCCACGCGGGCCAGGAGAGCAGACCGACGGCGACCCGGTGCGACGTGGAGAGCAGCACGAGCGAGTCGCCCATCGCGCCCCTTCCTACGGCTGGCCGGCCCGGCCGGTCGCGGGCTGCCACAGCCCGCCGTAGTTCACCTTCAGGCTCACCGTGCGCGGGTCGAAGTCGCCGTAGCGCGGGTTGACCTGGACGCCAATCTCCTCCGCGAGCGCGCCCAGCCGCTCGGCCAGCTCCTGCTGCCCCTTGCGCAGGTCGGCGCCGGCGTACCGCTTCACCAGCTGCTCCTGCAGGTAGAGCGAGACGGCGAACTCACGCGCGTCCGCGGTCGGCATCTGCACCTGCACACCGCTGACCAGCGGCACCTTGTACACGCTGCCCGGTCGCAGGCCGGCGTTGTCGGTGGCCTTGGCGATCGCCTTGTCCACGTCGCCCTGCGAGTAGCCGATGCCCTCCCGCTTCGCCTGCTCGCGGATCAGCAGGTCGAGCACCCGGCTCAGCGTCAGGCCGGCAGGGACGTTGCCCTGCTGCGTCGCCGTCGGGGACAGCTCGGTGACCTTGCGGGCGGAGGCGTCGATTTCCTTCGCGGAGATCCGCTGGTCGCCGACGATCGCCGCCGCCCCCATCTTGACCGGACCGCAGGCGGCGAGCACCGCGACCACGACCAGGGAGAGGACGCCGACCGCGGTACGGCTCACCCGAGACCTCACCTGCACACCTCCGTCGTACTTGCTCGGAACGCGAACGAGCCTAGCCGCCACCCCCACGCAGGCCGCCGGCCGGTCACCCCAGTCAGCTGCTGCTCACGGCCGCCGCGGGCAGCTCGAAGAGCGCGTCGAGTACGCCGCGGCACCACGTCAGCAGCTCTCGGTCGCGCAACAGCTGGCCGCCGATGCCGCCGGCCTTCGGCCGCGGGATCAGGACCGTACGTACCGGCTGCTTGACCACGCTGCCCGGGTAGAGCCGCTTCAGCCGCAGCTGCTGCGACTCGCGCAGGTCGAGCGGCGCGAAGCGCACCTGGTTGCCCTGCAGCGTCACGTCGGTGATGCCGAGCTCGCGGGCCCGGGCGCGGAACCTGGCGACGTCGAGCAGGGTCTCCACCGGTACCGGCACGGTGCCGTACCTGTCGGTCAGCTCGTCGCGCACCGCGGCGATGTCGTCGTCGGACGCGGCCTGCGCGATCCGCTGGTACGCCTCGAATCGCAGCCGCTCGCTGGCCACGTACCCGTGCGGGATGTGCGCGTCGAGCGGCAGCTCCACGCGGACGTCCGCCAGCTCCTGCGGCGCCTCGCCGCGGTACTCGGCGACCGCCTCGCCGACCAACCGTACGTACAGGTCGAAGCCGACCCCGGCGATGTGGCCGGACTGCTCGTCGCCGAGCAGGTTGCCCGAGCCCCGGATCTCCAGGTCCTTCACCGCCACGAACGTGCCGGCGCCGAGCTCCGTGTGCTGCGCGACGGTCTGCAGGCGCTCGTACGCGTGCTCGTTCAACGGCTTGTCCGGCGGGTAGAGGAAGTACGAGTACCCGCGCTCCCTGCTTCGCCCGACCCGGCCGCGCAGCTGGTGCAGCTGGCCGAGGCCGAGGATGTCCGCCCGGTCCACGATCAACGTGTTCGCGTTCGGGATGTCCAGCCCGCTCTCCACGATGGTCGTGCAGACGAGTACGTCGAACTCCTTCTCCCAGAAGCCGACCATCACCTGTTCCAGCTTGTGCTCGCCCATCTGCCCGTGGGCGACGGCGACCCGCGCCTCCGGCACCAGCTCGTGGATCCGGCTGGCGACCTTCTCGATGCTCTGCACCCGGTTGTGCACGAGGAACACCTGGCCGTCGCGCAGCAGCTCACGGCGGATGGCGGCGAAGATCTGCCGCTCGTCGTACGCGCCGACGAACGTCAGCACCGGGTGCCGCTCCTCCGGCGGCGTCTGCATGACGGACATCTCCCTGATGCCGGTCATGCCCATCTCCAGCGTGCGCGGGATCGGCGTCGCCGACATGGTCAGCACGTCGACCTGGGTGCGCATCCGCTTGAGGAACTCCTTGTGCTCCACGCCGAAGCGCTGCTCCTCGTCGACGATCACCAGGCCGAGCTGCTTGAAGTTCACCTCGGACGACAACAGCCGGTGCGTGCCGATCACCACGTCCACGCTGCCCGCGGTGAGGCCGGCGAGCACCTCGTCGTGCTCCTTGCCGCTGACGAACCGGCTCAGCGACTTCACCACGACGGGGAACTGCGCGAACCGCTCGGAGAACGTGGACAGGTGCTGCTGCGCGAGCAACGTGGTCGGGCACAGC
The Streptosporangiales bacterium genome window above contains:
- a CDS encoding MazG family protein — encoded protein: MGDSLVLLSTSHRVAVGLLSWPAWQAVHDAEQVLASDQAHPLREPLAAAGVQLATLADDDDPYVLARQLLDRVREATGSVVWCLRDDGEPDLVRALAEAVTADPVTAPSVGMLPGSYDVPGARFHDLVTVIDRLRSPGGCPWDGEQTHESLVRYLLEEAYELAEAIETDDRAAMREELGDVLMQVVFHARIASEDDEDPWDIDEVAGDIVAKLVSRHPHVFGDLDVRDAAHVEERWDALKAAEKGRASAVDGVPLAQPALALASKLIGRTERAGVDVPVEVPDALVPAGAAVDEEYVGELLLAVAALARRHGVDPEQALRRSVRGYRQRVHAAEQADRAE